A single genomic interval of Corylus avellana chromosome ca10, CavTom2PMs-1.0 harbors:
- the LOC132164696 gene encoding disease resistance protein RUN1-like isoform X1 produces MDRDEGQTTRARPMKRKLEPEFQDQNQARKILVLQDPNKDGSTPPVNTQDFPTFSVQSNSTTTTTSTSFSGPHWNYDVFLSFRGEDTRKSFTDHLYSALVRVGICTFRDDEELRRGKTICNELLNVIRGTRISIVVFSKGYASSTWCLDELVEIVHRRNTMGHILLPIFYYVDPLDVRKQTRTFADTFVRHEEQFQTDMERVQRWRVALTEAANCSGWNLESLANGYESSFIEKIVTQVSCEVEPTRLNVAKHPIGINYRVDRVKDLLNFGTSDFRIVGIYGMGGIGKTTLAKAIYNQICYGFEGSSCLLNIQEISKQHNGLVRLQEQLLFDILKTKNLRIDNVDQGINLIEKRIHGKRVLVVLDDVDDLKQLHALVGNSEWFGPGSRIIATTRDEHLLIQLGVHGKYKVEELAEEESLQLFNLNAFSMRHPKEDYLELSIGAVKYCGGLPLALKVLGSFLLGRSVVEWKSELEKLQKIPHHQIQDILRISLKSLDDSTNDIFLDIACFFIGMDKEYVIKALDGCGFFLVICINILTQRSLVTIDNKNKLRMHDLIRDMGREIICEKSPNFPGKRSRLWFHEDFLNVLSKHTVRGIYIYIYTHAHNMSYVGMHEHFFFLASMQLSPKKISI; encoded by the exons ATGGATCGCGACGAGGGCCAAACCACCCGTGCGAGACCAATGAAGCGGAAACTGGAGCCTGAATTCCAAGACCAAAACCAGGCTCGCAAGATTCTCGTCCTCCAAGACCCAAACAAAGACG GCTCTACCCCTCCTGTTAACACACAGGATTTCCCTACTTTTTCAGTCCAATCAAACTCAACCACAACCACAACAAGTACCTCCTTTTCCGGACCTCATTGGAATTACGACGTTTTCCTAAGTTTTAGAGGTGAAGACACTCGTAAGAGTTTCACCGATCACCTATACTCCGCCTTGGTGCGAGTCGGAATTTGTACCTTTCGAGATGATGAGGAGCTTCGAAGAGGAAAGACCATCTGTAATGAACTACTCAATGTGATTCGTGGAACGAGAATTTCCATTGTGGTATTCTCAAAAGGCTATGCTTCTTCCACGTGGTGCCTTGATGAACTTGTGGAGATTGTGCACCGTAGGAATACCATGGGCCACATTCTTCTTCCCATTTTTTATTATGTGGACCCCTTAGATGTTCGAAAACAAACCAGAACTTTTGCGGATACATTTGTTAGGCATGAAGAGCAGTTTCAAACCGATATGGAGAGGGTGCAGAGGTGGAGAGTAGCTCTTACTGAAGCTGCAAATTGTTCTGGCTGGAATCTTGAGAGTCTTGCAAATGG GTATGAATCAAGCTTCATTGAGAAGATTGTTACACAAGTTTCGTGTGAAGTGGAACCCACTCGCTTGAATGTTGCCAAACACCCAATAGGAATAAATTATCGTGTTGATCGAGTTAAAGATTTGTTAAATTTTGGAACAAGTGACTTTCGCATTGTAGGCATTTATGGGATGGGTGGAATAGGTAAAACAACACTAGCAAAAGCTATCTATAACCAAATATGTTATGGATTTGAAGGAAGTAGTTGTCTTTTAAACATTCAggaaatttcaaaacaacatAATGGTTTAGTTCGTTTACAAGAACAACTTCtttttgatatattaaaaacaaagaatttgaGGATTGACAATGTTGATCAAGGAATCAATTTGATTGAGAAAAGAATTCATGGCAAGAGAGTTCTTgttgttcttgatgatgtggatgacTTGAAACAGTTACACGCATTAGTCGGAAACTCAGAATGGTTTGGTCcaggaagtagaatcattgcaACAACCAGAGATGAACATTTGCTAATTCAACTTGGAGTACATGGAAAATATAAGGTTGAAGAATTGGCAGAGGAGGAGTCTCTTCaacttttcaatttgaatgCCTTCAGCATGCGCCATCCAAAGGAAGATTACTTGGAACTTTCAATTGGTGCAGTGAAGTATTGTGGAGGACTTCCATTAGCTCTTAAAGTTTTGGGTTCTTTTTTATTAGGAAGAAGCGTTGTTGAATGGAAAAGTGaattggaaaaattacaaaaaattccTCACCACCAAATTCAAGATATACTTCGAATAAGTTTAAAATCACTAGATGATAGTACGAATGACATATTTCTTgatattgcatgtttctttATCGGTATGGATAAAGAATATGTCATCAAAGCACTTGATGGTTGTGGTTTCTTCCTAGTTATTTGTATCAATATCCTCACTCAGAGATCCCTTGTGACaattgataacaaaaataagttaAGGATGCATGATCTTATTCGAGATATGGGAAGGGAGATTATTTGTGAAAAGTCTCCCAATTTTCCAGGAAAACGTAGTAGGTTGTGGTTTCATGAGGATTTCTTAAATGTATTAAGCAAACATACGGTAagaggcatatatatatatatatatacacatgcaCATAATATGTCTTATGTAGGTATGCAtgaacattttttctttttggcaagcATGCAACTTAGTCCCAAAAAGATATCAATATAA
- the LOC132164283 gene encoding cytochrome P450 71D11-like — protein MELEVLSFPILFSFLLFMFMVVNILGKSFKTHNSSSLPPGPWKLPIFGNMHNFSSGSPPHRALRDLATKHGPLMLLRLGEVSTVVVSSAEYAKEVLKTHDAIFASRPRVLISEILSYDCSSIGFSPLGDYWRQLRKICVLELLSQKRVESYRSLREEELSNFIEWIRIAAKAGSPVNLSSKVFSIVYGITSRAAFGKKCQDQEKFIQIVKDVIDFASAFNIADFFPSIKLLHVISGVRPKLEKMHKDADRIMERIITEHMAKATTAKAGEAAAEEDLIDVLLKFHDEHGDTEFSLTKNNIKAVILDIFSAGSETSAITIIWAMAEMMKNPEVMKKAQGEVREVFDRKGRVDETAINEMKYLKALVKETLRARPPSPLLLPRESTERCEINGYEIPAKTKVLVNVWAIARDPKYWTEPESFKPERFLDSSIDFKGNNFEYLPFGAGRRVCPGYTFALVIVEYTIALLLYHFDWTLPNGMKHEDLDMTEIASATAGRKEDLVLIPTVHDNPLPVE, from the exons ATGGAGCTCGAAGTCTTATCATTCCCAATCCTTTTCTCCTTCTTGCTGTTTATGTTCATGGTTGTGAATATATTAGGGAAGAGCTTCAAAACCCACAATTCTTCAAGTCTTCCCCCAGGGCCATGGAAGCTACCCATCTTTGGAAACATGCACAACTTTTCATCAGGCTCTCCACCACATCGTGCGTTGAGAGACTTGGCCACGAAACACGGGCCATTGATGCTGCTTCGGCTCGGAGAAGTTTCGACGGTTGTGGTTTCATCGGCGGAGTACGCGAAAGAGGTGTTGAAAACCCATGATGCAATCTTTGCGTCGAGACCTCGTGTTCTGATATCGGAGATCTTGTCGTATGATTGTTCAAGCATTGGCTTTTCACCCTTAGGGGATTACTGGAGACAGCTACGAAAAATTTGTGTtctagagcttttaagtcaaaaacgTGTTGAATCTTACCGTTCACTCAGAGAAGAAGAGCTATCAAATTTCATCGAGTGGATAAGGATTGCTGCAAAAGCTGGATCCCCTGTCAATCTTTCCAGCAAAGTGTTTTCAATAGTATATGGTATTACTTCAAGGGCAGCCTTCGGTAAGAAATGCCAAGACCAAgaaaaattcatacaaattgTGAAGGATGTTATCGATTTCGCATCAGCTTTCAATATTGCAGATTTCTTTCCTTCTATTAAGCTGCTTCATGTGATCAGTGGGGTGAGGCCTAAACTTGAGAAAATGCACAAGGATGCTGACAGGATTATGGAAAGAATCATCACTGAACATATGGCAAAGGCAACAACAGCAAAAGCAGGGGAGGCTGCAGCAGAAGAAGATTTGATAGATGTTCTCCTCAAATTTCATGACGAGCATGGTGACACTGAGTTTTCTTTAACTAAGAACAACATCAAGGCTGTAATCCTG GACATTTTCTCTGCTGGGAGTGAGACATCAGCCATAACCATAATTTGGGCAATGGCAGAAATGATGAAAAATCCAGAAGTGATGAAGAAGGCACAAGGTGAGGTGAGGGAAGTGTTTGATAGAAAAGGGAGGGTTGATGAAACAGCCATTAATGAGATGAAATATTTGAAGGCACTTGTTAAGGAGACCCTGCGGGCAAGGCCACCGTCTCCTCTGTTACTTCCAAGAGAATCTACAGAGAGGTGTGAAATTAATGGGTATGAAATTCCTGCAAAAACTAAAGTTCTTGTTAATGTGTGGGCAATTGCAAGAGATCCCAAATATTGGACTGAACCTGAGAGCTTTAAACCTGAGAGATTCCTTGATAGCTCTATTGACTTTAAGGGGAATAATTTTGAATATCTCCCATTTGGAGCTGGAAGGAGGGTATGCCCAGGCTATACATTTGCCCTAGTCATTGTTGAGTACACAATTGCTCTGCTTTTGTACCATTTTGATTGGACACTTCCCAATGGAATGAAGCATGAAGATCTGGACATGACTGAAATTGCTTCAGCTACAGCTGGAAGAAAGGAAGATCTGGTCTTGATTCCAACTGTTCATGATAATCCCTTGCCGGTTGAATAA
- the LOC132164805 gene encoding cytochrome P450 71D9-like: MYTLHNIPIKTREVGDTVERFLLMELQVLSFPTLFSFLLFMFMVVKILKRFKSRHSLSLPPGPWKLPIFGNMHNFASGSPPHRALKELSKKHGPLMLLRLGEVSTVVVSSAEYAKEVMKTHDAIFASRPSVLSAEILSYDCTNIGFSPLGDYWRQLRKICVLELLSPKRVESYRPLREEELSNFIKWVASKAGSPVNLSSKVFSLVYGITSRAAFGKKSQDQEQFIQIVKEVIEFASGFNIADFFPSIKLLHVISGVRPKLEKMHKDADRIMEKIITEHKARTAAKAEEAATEEDLLDVLLKFHEHRDSEFSLTNNNIKAVILDIFSAGSETSAITVVWAMAEMMKNPEVMKKAQAEVREVFDRKGRVDETAINEMKYLKLLVKETLRSHPPSALLLPRESRERCEINGYEIPAKTKVIVNAWAIARDPKYWTEPESFIPERFLFDTTHDFKGTNFEYLPFGAGRRVCPGYTFALVIVEYTIALLLYHFDWTLPNGMKHQDLDMTDIAGATVGRKEDLVLIPTVHDNPLPV; encoded by the exons ATGTATACATTGCATAACATTCCAATCAAGACAAGAGAAGTAGGAGACACAGTAGAGAGATTTCTTCTCATGGAGCTCCAAGTCTTATCATTCCCAACCCTTTTCTCCTTCCTGCTGTTTATGTTTATGGTAGTGAAAATATTGAAGAGATTCAAAAGCCGCCACTCTTTAAGTCTACCCCCAGGGCCATGGAAGCTACCCATCTTTGGAAACATGCACAACTTCGCATCAGGCTCTCCACCACATCGTGCTTTGAAAGAGTTGTCCAAGAAACATGGACCTTTGATGCTGCTTCGGCTCGGAGAAGTTTCGACGGTTGTGGTTTCATCGGCGGAGTACGCGAAAGAGGTGATGAAAACCCATGATGCTATCTTTGCATCAAGACCTAGTGTTCTGTCGGCAGAGATCTTGTCATATGATTGTACAAACATTGGCTTTTCACCCTTAGGGGATTACTGGAGACAGCTAAGAAAAATTTGTGTTCTAGagcttttaagtccaaaacgtGTTGAATCTTACAGACCACTTAGAGAAGAAGAGCTATCAAATTTCATCAAGTGGGTTGCTTCAAAAGCTGGATCTCCTGTCAATCTTTCTAGCAAAGTGTTTTCATTAGTATATGGTATTACTTCAAGGGCGGCCTTTGGTAAGAAAAGCCAAGACCAAGAACAATTCATACAGATTGTGAAGGAAGTTATCGAGTTTGCATCAGGTTTCAATATTGCAGATTTCTTTCCTTCTATCAAACTGCTTCATGTGATCAGTGGGGTGAGGCCTAAACTTGAGAAAATGCACAAGGATGCTGACAGGATTATGGAAAAAATCATCACTGAACATAAGGCAAGGACAGCAGCAAAAGCAGAGGAGGCTGCAACAGAGGAAGATTTGCTAGATGTTCTCCTCAAATTTCATGAGCACCGTGACAGTGAGTTTTCCTTGACTAACAACAACATCAAGGCTGTAATTCTG GACATTTTTTCTGCTGGGAGTGAGACATCAGCCATAACCGTAGTTTGGGCTATGGCAGAAATGATGAAAAATCCAGAAGTGATGAAGAAGGCACAAGCTGAGGTGAGGGAAGTGTTTGATAGAAAAGGGAGGGTTGATGAAACAGCCATTAATGAGATGAAATATTTAAAGTTGCTTGTGAAGGAGACCCTGCGATCCCACCCTCCATCTGCTCTGTTACTTCCCAGAGAATCTAGAGAGAGGTGTGAAATTAATGGGTATGAAATTCCTgcaaaaacaaaagttattgTTAATGCTTGGGCAATTGCAAGAGATCCCAAATATTGGACTGAACCTGAGAGCTTTATCCCAGAGAGATTCCTATTTGATACCACTCATGACTTTAAGGGGACTAATTTCGAATATCTCCCATTTGGAGCTGGAAGGAGGGTTTGCCCAGGCTATACATTTGCCCTAGTCATTGTTGAGTACACAATTGCTCTGCTTTTGTACCATTTTGATTGGACACTTCCCAATGGAATGAAGCATCAAGATCTGGACATGACTGATATCGCCGGCGCTACAGTCGGAAGAAAGGAAGATCTGGTCTTGATTCCAACTGTTCATGATAATCCATTGCCTGTCTAA
- the LOC132164696 gene encoding disease resistance protein RUN1-like isoform X2 encodes MDRDEGQTTRARPMKRKLEPEFQDQNQARKILVLQDPNKDVQSNSTTTTTSTSFSGPHWNYDVFLSFRGEDTRKSFTDHLYSALVRVGICTFRDDEELRRGKTICNELLNVIRGTRISIVVFSKGYASSTWCLDELVEIVHRRNTMGHILLPIFYYVDPLDVRKQTRTFADTFVRHEEQFQTDMERVQRWRVALTEAANCSGWNLESLANGYESSFIEKIVTQVSCEVEPTRLNVAKHPIGINYRVDRVKDLLNFGTSDFRIVGIYGMGGIGKTTLAKAIYNQICYGFEGSSCLLNIQEISKQHNGLVRLQEQLLFDILKTKNLRIDNVDQGINLIEKRIHGKRVLVVLDDVDDLKQLHALVGNSEWFGPGSRIIATTRDEHLLIQLGVHGKYKVEELAEEESLQLFNLNAFSMRHPKEDYLELSIGAVKYCGGLPLALKVLGSFLLGRSVVEWKSELEKLQKIPHHQIQDILRISLKSLDDSTNDIFLDIACFFIGMDKEYVIKALDGCGFFLVICINILTQRSLVTIDNKNKLRMHDLIRDMGREIICEKSPNFPGKRSRLWFHEDFLNVLSKHTVRGIYIYIYTHAHNMSYVGMHEHFFFLASMQLSPKKISI; translated from the exons ATGGATCGCGACGAGGGCCAAACCACCCGTGCGAGACCAATGAAGCGGAAACTGGAGCCTGAATTCCAAGACCAAAACCAGGCTCGCAAGATTCTCGTCCTCCAAGACCCAAACAAAGACG TCCAATCAAACTCAACCACAACCACAACAAGTACCTCCTTTTCCGGACCTCATTGGAATTACGACGTTTTCCTAAGTTTTAGAGGTGAAGACACTCGTAAGAGTTTCACCGATCACCTATACTCCGCCTTGGTGCGAGTCGGAATTTGTACCTTTCGAGATGATGAGGAGCTTCGAAGAGGAAAGACCATCTGTAATGAACTACTCAATGTGATTCGTGGAACGAGAATTTCCATTGTGGTATTCTCAAAAGGCTATGCTTCTTCCACGTGGTGCCTTGATGAACTTGTGGAGATTGTGCACCGTAGGAATACCATGGGCCACATTCTTCTTCCCATTTTTTATTATGTGGACCCCTTAGATGTTCGAAAACAAACCAGAACTTTTGCGGATACATTTGTTAGGCATGAAGAGCAGTTTCAAACCGATATGGAGAGGGTGCAGAGGTGGAGAGTAGCTCTTACTGAAGCTGCAAATTGTTCTGGCTGGAATCTTGAGAGTCTTGCAAATGG GTATGAATCAAGCTTCATTGAGAAGATTGTTACACAAGTTTCGTGTGAAGTGGAACCCACTCGCTTGAATGTTGCCAAACACCCAATAGGAATAAATTATCGTGTTGATCGAGTTAAAGATTTGTTAAATTTTGGAACAAGTGACTTTCGCATTGTAGGCATTTATGGGATGGGTGGAATAGGTAAAACAACACTAGCAAAAGCTATCTATAACCAAATATGTTATGGATTTGAAGGAAGTAGTTGTCTTTTAAACATTCAggaaatttcaaaacaacatAATGGTTTAGTTCGTTTACAAGAACAACTTCtttttgatatattaaaaacaaagaatttgaGGATTGACAATGTTGATCAAGGAATCAATTTGATTGAGAAAAGAATTCATGGCAAGAGAGTTCTTgttgttcttgatgatgtggatgacTTGAAACAGTTACACGCATTAGTCGGAAACTCAGAATGGTTTGGTCcaggaagtagaatcattgcaACAACCAGAGATGAACATTTGCTAATTCAACTTGGAGTACATGGAAAATATAAGGTTGAAGAATTGGCAGAGGAGGAGTCTCTTCaacttttcaatttgaatgCCTTCAGCATGCGCCATCCAAAGGAAGATTACTTGGAACTTTCAATTGGTGCAGTGAAGTATTGTGGAGGACTTCCATTAGCTCTTAAAGTTTTGGGTTCTTTTTTATTAGGAAGAAGCGTTGTTGAATGGAAAAGTGaattggaaaaattacaaaaaattccTCACCACCAAATTCAAGATATACTTCGAATAAGTTTAAAATCACTAGATGATAGTACGAATGACATATTTCTTgatattgcatgtttctttATCGGTATGGATAAAGAATATGTCATCAAAGCACTTGATGGTTGTGGTTTCTTCCTAGTTATTTGTATCAATATCCTCACTCAGAGATCCCTTGTGACaattgataacaaaaataagttaAGGATGCATGATCTTATTCGAGATATGGGAAGGGAGATTATTTGTGAAAAGTCTCCCAATTTTCCAGGAAAACGTAGTAGGTTGTGGTTTCATGAGGATTTCTTAAATGTATTAAGCAAACATACGGTAagaggcatatatatatatatatatacacatgcaCATAATATGTCTTATGTAGGTATGCAtgaacattttttctttttggcaagcATGCAACTTAGTCCCAAAAAGATATCAATATAA